In the Plasmodium sp. gorilla clade G2 genome assembly, chromosome: 12 genome, atcatGCATATTTAAGTTGTAAATATCCTCAGCAATATTGGAAGCTTCTTTCCACATAGCTAATTCACATGCAGCTTCTAATTGAATAATTTTGGTTTCTAAATGGTATTCAATTTTTAGTAGGGATTGATATTCAGGTTTATGTTTTCCTCTaagtattaaattataatgatttcTTAATAAATcacttaattttttaaattcggTTACTCTCTTATTATCTTTACAAAAAAGAATAGCTTTTTTAGCTGTCTCATGATAAGCTTTTTCTAATTTGGGTGTAGCTCTTAAAATTTCTAAAATCATTTTATAGGTTTCCATACAAATTCTATATGCATTTTGTAATTTTCGTTCATGTTTTCCTGTTATTTCGATATCTAAAGAAgacattaatattttttctgtaACATCTACATTACTTTCTTCTTGTTCAATTTTCTCTTTATTTAAAGCAACATTTTCTTTTGCTAATCGAACTTTCTCTTCAGCTTTATCTCTAAAATCAGTAATAACTTTTCCTAAGGAAGCAATGTTTCCATGTTGACAAATTATCCTATACTGATGTAAACCATCTTTAACTAAACTTAACTTttctaaatataaacaaaattcaATATATCTTAACATAATTTGTTCTTGTAATATATGCCAACCTTGTAAACGAAATGTCCTATGACCAATAGCACTGTGAAGTATTTGTAAAGCATCTTCATTCTGACCAATAAATTGTAATTCTTCTGCTCTCTTAAGAGCATTCTCTGGTTTCTGAAATGTTTGCATCTTCTAAACAATCAATATATATCCTTATACATAAAATTGTAATATtagtacatataaataaatatatatatgtatatatatatatatatatatatgtatatatatatatatgtttttattttgtacaAACTATATTTTtgcaaaagaaaaaaaaattatattctttatttttcatttagcatatatataaatatatatatatatacataatatgtATACTACAAAGGCAACTCATTAAAAtgacacatatatatgttaatctTTCAACAGTtcctttataaaaaaaaaaaataaacatataaaaatatatttaaaaaaataataaaccttcacaaataaaataacataaatgtatacatatatatatatatatttatactatcttaaaaatgatgatacattcattcatatataaatgcttctcatatatatatttattccattaataatttttgttaTCATATCTAgggataaaataataaaaaatatatatatacatcagagtacattatttaaaatataaaaaaaaaatttgtaaatattaatatataaaactatataaataaataaataaatatatatatatatatatatatatatatatataacatttattaaCCAATAATCATTTTTGTTAATTCTACATCTttgttaattataaaaatgtgaaaaacaaatttgtactaaatatatatataaatattataaatatattattatatccttaatattttttcctttttttttgttttccataaataaatatatatatatatattatatttttctttcttaacataaataatatataatatatataattattacaaaTGGATTTATGttatgtttttctttttctttttctttttccttttttttttttttttttttttttttttttttttttttgggccttataattatctttataattttacatatttaaattatttaataaaaaaaaaaaaaaaattaaatattatatatatatatatatatatatatatatatatatattataattagtaTTATTACTTAAttattgtaaaatatatatatatattatacatatattgaagtggatataaaaaaatacattattattttaatatatatatataatatattattatatatttttaacctttgttttttttattatttatttaatatatgtatataaatatatatatatatatattatatatacttatgtatatataaatataccaattatattttattttagttttctaatataatttatttatatattatatagataaaatatttataaattattacatatattatattatatgtataatatataatatataatatattcataaaattcTTGTaccaataaaaaaattatatatatatatatactattatttattatagatGAAAGgtacataataaaatgtgaacattaattaatattaattacattttatacatatattatattatatatattatataataactgacaaaagatttattattttatatttaacaatagatataatgtattatatttatatataattataaaatctACAGAAGATTTATTCAGTAAAAAAAATCACAGAATAAAGTATGcacatatattaattcatataaacttatcttaatatattttttctgtgaaaatataaaaaatatatattatataatatatatattattatatttatgtaatgtatatattataacgtatcttcaaaaaaaaaaaaaaattagtgtATGTCccatatatttcaaaatataatttattattttttacatttatttctgttgtaatattttttattattaaaaatatttatttaatatatcaactTTTTACATTCattgtttaaatatatttaaaatatatttatatataaaacaaaaaaaatttcccCTTTTAGTTTCATTAGGGGTTACAATTTAATATagaacaaattttttttttttttttttgaataaatataacttaAATTTTACAAtaaactaaaaaaaataaacattaataatttgaattgaataataaaattgtatCATGTTTTgattaactttttttttttttttgtttttttttttttattcaacacatttttatttattggattaatttaaagaaaatatgaaaagtATTAaccttgttttttttttttatattttcttaaagcctttataaatattgtataAAAAGGGGTTCATTCTTTAATCATATgcgaaaataataaatatatgtatacatctCTTAAGGTTGTATACttctatataaatttataaatatgaatacatCTCATTATGTGTTAAAAATTAagatacattatatatatatatatatatatatatatatatatatatatatatttatttatttatattaaaaataaattgaaaCTGGTACAAATTACAAtcaaatataatatcaaaGTTATTTTGTGTCAGATATACACATTCATTTCTTGTATTCCcttaaatttaaaaacttACAAAGttgttaaataaaataaatacatatacacaatatatgtatgtttaaTCTATCTCTCATTTtactgatatatataaaatacatgttaataaatattacaaataaataactaAATGTTAAgtaatgtaatataatatgaaacaCTAAATAGTGCAAAGTAttaatcatatttatataatgatatatgaaatatatataatttataattgtattatttaaGACAAACAAATAAGTTGGTTTaaaattatctttatttaatattaaaaaagaacaaataaataaataggaCAAATGTCATATTTGTAATagtaaaaacatatatttttatattttaatgggAAATTTAATTTTACCAAGTGTAAAAATAACacatattaagaaaaaaataaatatatatattataatatattataatatatatatatttattacaatatggacacatttaaaatatatttttttcattttttttttttttttttttttttatacaataGCAGAacgaataataataaaattttaaacaaggaattattttatatggtgtgtaaaattacaaaatatgcaaataatttttatagaaaataatttttcttttttatatttttaatggattactttttgaaaaataacaataaaataaaattaattaaaaaaaaaaaaaaaaaaaaaaaaaaaaaaaaaaaaaaaaaaaaaaaaaaacatatatatattattaaaatatgatcatgcaaaaaaatgaaaaaacattattattatattcatgtttgagatatttcttatataatggcaattattttatttaaatgtgacttatgattatattctttttttttataatatttaaaaaaaatatatatttttcatttttttcagtTTACAATGTTATttgttctatatatatatatatatatgtataatgaTACATTTGCATAAGTTTTTCATTcggtaatatatatatatatatatatatatatatatatttatatgaataattttttgggacatttaaaatttttattttttctttttttaatatccaTTTGTCATTGTCATATTAATTcaatttgtttattattaacaattaaaaaaatatattaaatgctttacttttttttattttttttttttaaaaaaaaatgttaaaaaaatatgaattacaAGGggttatgaatatattaaataaaaaattatgcaATAACAAGTGCCGTAATGATATCATACAAGCATATTCgtatatacaaaaatgttTTAACAATGGATCTATAAATAAAGGATTtgaaatgaaaaaacaaGTTGAACAAATTAATAAAGTAAATGGAGAAgtggtaaaaaaaaaaaaattctccATATTTCGTTACAACGCATCAAATAAGAAAAGACCACAAATGGAGACATTTGAAGTTGATATAGATAATTGTGGTCCCATGGTTTTAgatgtattaataaaaataaaagatgaaaTCGATTCAACATTATCTTTTAGAAGAAGTTGTAGAGAAGGTATATGTGGGAGTTGTGCTATGAATATTAATGGAAAAAATGGTTTGGCTTGTCTAACTGAAGTTAATagagataaaaaagaaattactGAAATACAACCATTAccaaatttatatgtaatgaaAGATTTAGTACCTGATTTAACAAACTTTTATAATCAATATAAATCTATTGACCCATGGTTAAAGAGAAAAacgaaaaaagaaaaaggacAAAAAGAATTTTATCAATCTATTGAAGATAGGAAAAAATTGGATGGACTTTATGAATGTATTATGTGTGCTTCTTGTTCAACATCTTGTCCTTCTTATTGGTGGAATCCAGAATATTATTTAGGACCAGCCACATTAATGCAAGCCTATAGATGGATTGTCGATAGTAGAGATGAATACACAAAAGAAAGATTAATGGAAGTCAATGACACTATGAAATTATATAGATGCCATGGTATTATGAATTGTACTATGTGTTGTCCAAAAGGTTTAGATCCAGCAAAAGCTATAAAAGATATGAAAAATTTAGTTCAAGAAAATTTCTCAAAAGATACCATAAAAGAACATTCTGAATACGTAAAGAgtaaaatggaaaaaacaaaatgaaaaaaaaaatatatatatatatataaaaatatacatatgtatatttttaaacgAGTACCATATGTGAAATTATTATAacgtatatatttttagtatATATTGTTTTGTACCTTATAATTacaattcatataataaaataaatggaaaaaaaaaaaaacaattattattacgtaatatgtacatatatatatacatatacaccatattttaatatatgtttactATTTTATTACTGTTTTAgtttattgttttattatgtgatttcacaaatatatacaccttatattttttctagtCTCATAAGAATTATTACTCAACTTtgttttattcatttttttcgttTATCACAAAAAgaattcattattatatatatttatatatttatataggtTTTACATGaaacttatttttttaccATTCTCATATATTTGTTTCTATTTAAagattaatattaaattagtATATATTCACACCGAATAAATATACACACGAAATTTACAtctcacatatatatatgtatatatatatatatatatatatatatatatatattttttattataacaaatcatttaaaaaaaaaaaaaaaaattacaacatacaatatttttcaatacaaatttattataagaaccaaaaataaaaaaaggaacaCCTACcataattataaagaatCTTACATTTCTACAATATACTTGAcacatttcaaaaaaaagaaaatagtatttcctttaaataaaaatattcaggGTTTCTTATAAATTTATGTTCGCCTTTATtctattaataattaatCAAATTAATACAAGTTttcattcatataaaaaaaaaaaaaaaaaaaataataatatataaatgaatacattatatgtataaacatattcttttattattataaaaaaaaaaaaaaaaaaaaataaaaataaaataaaaaatatcaaattAAAGATGTGCATAAAACACatccataa is a window encoding:
- a CDS encoding iron-sulfur subunit of succinate dehydrogenase; amino-acid sequence: MLKKYELQGVMNILNKKLCNNKCRNDIIQAYSYIQKCFNNGSINKGFEMKKQVEQINKVNGEVVKKKKFSIFRYNASNKKRPQMETFEVDIDNCGPMVLDVLIKIKDEIDSTLSFRRSCREGICGSCAMNINGKNGLACLTEVNRDKKEITEIQPLPNLYVMKDLVPDLTNFYNQYKSIDPWLKRKTKKEKGQKEFYQSIEDRKKLDGLYECIMCASCSTSCPSYWWNPEYYLGPATLMQAYRWIVDSRDEYTKERLMEVNDTMKLYRCHGIMNCTMCCPKGLDPAKAIKDMKNLVQENFSKDTIKEHSEYVKSKMEKTK